A window of Bacillus sp. SM2101 contains these coding sequences:
- the bioD gene encoding dethiobiotin synthase, whose amino-acid sequence MSSGIFITGTDTEIGKTFVTGALAAVLKDKGQDVGVFKPMLSGMSRDDPQSDAAILKQMSLDGNSLEEINPYQFEEPLAPYVAAKREGRHVSIDGVIAAWHSVKKTHSTFLIEGAGGLAVPLGKNYLVSDVAKEIGLPLLIVARPNLGTVNHTLLTIEFAKRSGLHVLGIIINGLKEDEYGIAEETNPALIEEFTDVPVLGVMPWMEGATRKQVVDMVNEKIKVTSLLNAINS is encoded by the coding sequence ATGAGTAGCGGTATTTTTATAACGGGAACAGATACAGAAATAGGAAAAACTTTCGTTACGGGTGCTTTAGCAGCTGTATTAAAAGATAAAGGTCAAGACGTCGGTGTGTTTAAGCCAATGCTTAGTGGAATGAGTCGTGATGATCCACAAAGTGACGCAGCAATTTTAAAGCAGATGTCACTTGATGGCAATTCATTAGAAGAAATTAATCCCTATCAATTCGAAGAACCACTTGCACCGTATGTTGCGGCAAAGAGAGAAGGAAGACATGTATCAATAGATGGTGTAATTGCAGCATGGCATAGCGTAAAAAAAACACATAGTACTTTTTTAATTGAAGGTGCTGGTGGTTTGGCAGTTCCTCTTGGCAAAAACTATTTAGTGTCTGATGTTGCAAAAGAGATTGGTCTGCCCTTATTAATCGTCGCACGACCCAACCTGGGTACTGTCAACCATACGTTGCTAACAATTGAATTTGCCAAAAGGTCTGGGCTTCATGTTTTAGGTATTATTATTAATGGTTTGAAAGAAGATGAATACGGTATTGCTGAAGAAACGAATCCAGCTTTAATTGAAGAGTTTACTGATGTTCCTGTACTAGGAGTTATGCCTTGGATGGAGGGGGCCACTCGAAAACAAGTTGTGGACATGGTAAATGAAAAAATAAAGGTTACTAGTTTATTAAATGCAATAAATTCGTAA
- the bioB gene encoding biotin synthase BioB produces the protein MENLVHVTQWDKLAEKSLAGELITRDEALSVLSAPDEELLPILQSAYKVRKHFYGNKVKLNMIINAKSGLCPEDCGYCSQSIVSNAPVEKYTLLDKDTLVSGAREAMARKAGTYCIVASGRGATDKEVEQVVAAVKEIKEDMPLKICACLGIVSNDKVDQLKEAGVDRYNHNLNTSAGHHEKITTTHTYDDRVETVENVKRAGISPCSGCIIGMGESHNDLYDIAVELRNIDADSIPVNFLNAIEGTPLEKMDELNPRFCLKVLALFRLINPSKEIRMSGGREINLRSLQVMGLYAANSIFVGDYLTTEGQSATIDHQMIEDLGFEIEEGSF, from the coding sequence ATGGAAAATCTAGTTCATGTTACACAATGGGATAAGTTAGCAGAAAAATCGTTAGCAGGGGAATTAATTACGAGAGACGAGGCACTAAGTGTACTATCGGCTCCAGATGAAGAACTATTACCTATTTTACAGTCAGCATACAAAGTTAGAAAGCACTTTTACGGTAATAAAGTGAAGTTAAATATGATTATTAATGCTAAAAGTGGGTTATGTCCAGAAGATTGTGGTTATTGCTCTCAATCTATTGTTTCTAATGCACCAGTTGAAAAATATACACTTCTTGATAAGGATACGCTTGTAAGTGGAGCTCGTGAAGCTATGGCACGAAAAGCAGGAACATATTGTATTGTTGCGAGCGGACGTGGTGCAACAGATAAAGAAGTAGAACAAGTAGTTGCTGCGGTAAAGGAAATTAAGGAAGATATGCCACTAAAGATATGTGCCTGCTTAGGTATTGTTTCTAATGATAAAGTGGACCAATTAAAGGAAGCGGGAGTAGACCGTTACAACCATAATTTGAATACTAGTGCTGGGCATCATGAAAAAATAACAACAACTCATACATATGATGATCGAGTTGAGACCGTGGAAAATGTCAAAAGAGCCGGCATTTCACCATGTTCTGGATGTATTATTGGTATGGGAGAATCACATAATGATTTATATGACATAGCTGTTGAGCTTCGTAATATTGATGCTGATTCAATTCCAGTTAATTTCTTAAATGCTATTGAAGGAACGCCGCTTGAAAAAATGGATGAACTAAATCCACGCTTTTGTTTAAAAGTTCTTGCCTTGTTCCGTTTGATAAATCCATCTAAAGAAATAAGAATGTCAGGTGGAAGAGAAATTAATTTACGTTCTCTTCAAGTAATGGGATTGTATGCAGCGAATTCAATCTTTGTAGGTGATTATCTAACGACAGAAGGGCAGTCAGCAACAATTGATCATCAAATGATCGAAGATCTAGGTTTTGAAATTGAGGAAGGTTCCTTTTAG
- the bioF gene encoding 8-amino-7-oxononanoate synthase, whose product MGGRITIEHVSRWEKDIKDELLALDNESARRYLVMTENADQAWLTIEGQRMLNLASNNYLGLAGDERLKHAMIEAIQHYGVGSTSSRLIVGSHPLYDKAEKELIKWKHTEAGIIVNSGYVANIGVISALTGRDDVVFSDKLNHASIVDGIVLSRAKHRRYRHKDLNHLEALLQREPIEKRKLIVTDTVFSMDGDIADLKGLVELKERYNALLMVDEAHATGVYGENGTGYAEMEHLQSKVDIQMGTFSKALGSYGAYVVGDKWLIDYLINRMRSLIYTTALPPAVLGSIIKSIEIAQQAGQKRQSLHDLAYHFRSELLRNGFNICSSETQIVPILVGENDRSIHFARLLQQEGIAAIPVRPPTVPEKESRVRFTITSAQAREDINWALDRIIYVGKSLGVI is encoded by the coding sequence GTGGGAGGTAGAATAACGATCGAACACGTAAGTAGATGGGAAAAAGACATTAAAGATGAATTATTAGCATTAGATAACGAATCAGCGAGAAGGTACCTCGTAATGACAGAAAATGCTGATCAAGCATGGTTAACGATAGAAGGGCAAAGAATGTTAAACCTTGCCTCAAATAACTATCTAGGACTAGCTGGAGACGAACGTTTGAAACATGCAATGATTGAAGCTATTCAACATTATGGTGTAGGCTCTACATCGTCACGATTAATAGTTGGAAGTCATCCCCTTTACGATAAGGCTGAAAAAGAACTCATAAAATGGAAACACACAGAAGCTGGAATAATTGTTAATAGTGGATATGTAGCAAATATCGGGGTTATTTCAGCCTTGACCGGGCGAGATGATGTAGTGTTTAGTGATAAATTAAACCATGCAAGTATAGTAGATGGAATTGTTTTAAGCCGAGCAAAGCATAGACGTTATCGACATAAAGACTTAAATCACTTAGAGGCTTTATTACAAAGGGAACCAATAGAGAAAAGGAAATTAATAGTTACAGATACGGTGTTTAGTATGGATGGGGATATTGCTGACCTCAAAGGACTTGTCGAATTAAAAGAACGCTATAATGCATTGTTAATGGTTGATGAAGCTCATGCAACGGGTGTTTATGGGGAAAATGGCACAGGTTATGCGGAAATGGAGCACCTACAAAGTAAGGTGGACATCCAAATGGGGACTTTTAGCAAGGCACTCGGTTCTTATGGTGCATATGTTGTTGGTGATAAGTGGTTAATAGACTATTTAATCAACCGAATGCGCAGTTTGATTTATACAACTGCATTACCACCTGCTGTTCTAGGCTCGATAATTAAGTCAATTGAAATTGCTCAACAAGCAGGTCAGAAGCGACAGTCGTTACACGACCTAGCTTATCATTTTCGTAGTGAATTATTACGAAATGGATTTAATATATGTAGTAGTGAAACACAGATTGTGCCGATACTTGTTGGGGAAAATGACCGGTCAATACATTTTGCTAGATTACTTCAACAAGAAGGTATTGCTGCAATCCCGGTTCGACCCCCTACAGTTCCTGAGAAGGAGTCGAGAGTCCGTTTTACTATTACTTCAGCTCAAGCACGCGAAGATATTAATTGGGCTTTGGATAGGATAATTTATGTTGGGAAAAGTCTAGGGGTGATTTAA
- a CDS encoding alpha/beta hydrolase, with the protein MSKKHLVLLPGWGMEKEVFIPLTHLLEPLFHFNFIDWQDIISGANLEERVGSFLNDKTKEVYLLGWSMGSIAAINIATKHKNIDGLILVGGTSRFTIMDNYLSGWNPRIVERMKKQLRRDKGRTLQAFYHSMFSVHEHEMGDYDKFLRLCIAGALDNDLNTLIKGLDYLIEQDVREQLASIDVPSLLIHGVEDNICPVEASKYIHTKITNSILHILHHSGHIPFFTEEETCANLIKEFIEERERR; encoded by the coding sequence ATGTCAAAAAAACATCTTGTTTTGTTACCAGGTTGGGGGATGGAAAAGGAAGTATTTATACCATTGACCCATCTTTTAGAACCATTGTTCCATTTTAATTTTATAGACTGGCAAGACATCATCTCTGGAGCAAACCTGGAAGAAAGAGTGGGCTCTTTCTTAAATGATAAAACTAAAGAGGTTTATCTCCTAGGATGGTCAATGGGCTCAATAGCTGCAATAAATATTGCTACTAAACATAAAAATATTGATGGTTTAATTTTAGTAGGAGGAACGAGTCGTTTTACGATTATGGACAATTATCTCTCGGGGTGGAATCCACGAATTGTAGAACGTATGAAGAAGCAACTGAGAAGAGATAAAGGCAGAACATTACAGGCATTTTATCACTCAATGTTTTCTGTACATGAGCATGAAATGGGAGATTATGATAAATTTTTACGATTGTGTATAGCGGGTGCTCTTGATAACGACTTAAATACTCTCATAAAAGGGTTAGATTACCTCATTGAACAAGATGTTCGGGAACAATTAGCAAGCATTGATGTCCCGAGTTTATTAATTCATGGGGTGGAAGATAATATATGCCCAGTTGAAGCTTCCAAGTATATTCACACGAAGATAACAAACTCAATTCTACACATTCTTCATCATTCTGGCCATATACCATTTTTTACCGAGGAAGAAACTTGTGCAAATTTAATTAAGGAATTTATAGAAGAAAGGGAAAGACGATGA
- the bioC gene encoding malonyl-ACP O-methyltransferase BioC, with protein MIDKKLLKKRFSQRAETYDNYAIVQKKMAQKLMNKLSSFTYGDRLNILEIGCGTGYLTNLIYTNFPHAKITAVDLAPGMIDIAKKRLNGKAVTFLCADIEDIEMLEGYDIIISNATFQWLNNLPLMLTKLRKALNKGGVISFSTFGNLTFSELHSSYDSAKQVLNLQMETAPGQSFFTMLELSNLSKGAFNNSHEIPIENFRVEEDLEIEYFQTVHEFFTAIKKIGANNSNAGKSCQRPSFFKEVIKQYDNNYRDEHGVRATYQCLFVTYKKFEGNLEIG; from the coding sequence ATGATTGATAAGAAGCTATTAAAAAAGCGCTTTAGTCAACGAGCAGAAACCTATGATAATTACGCAATCGTACAGAAAAAGATGGCGCAAAAATTAATGAATAAGCTTTCATCATTTACATATGGGGATAGGTTAAATATTTTAGAAATTGGTTGCGGAACTGGCTATTTAACAAATTTAATATATACCAATTTTCCTCATGCAAAAATTACAGCTGTAGACCTAGCTCCAGGTATGATTGACATAGCGAAAAAGCGATTGAATGGCAAGGCCGTCACATTTCTATGCGCAGATATCGAAGACATAGAAATGCTTGAAGGTTACGATATAATTATTTCGAATGCGACCTTCCAATGGTTAAATAATTTGCCTCTTATGTTAACAAAGCTGAGAAAAGCATTAAATAAAGGAGGAGTAATCTCATTTTCCACCTTTGGAAATCTTACTTTCAGTGAACTTCATTCAAGCTACGATAGCGCAAAACAGGTATTAAATCTTCAAATGGAAACTGCACCAGGGCAATCATTTTTCACGATGTTAGAGCTATCAAACCTCAGTAAGGGAGCGTTTAATAATAGTCATGAAATACCTATTGAAAATTTTCGGGTCGAAGAAGACCTTGAAATAGAATATTTTCAGACAGTGCATGAATTTTTTACTGCAATAAAGAAAATAGGAGCCAATAATAGCAATGCGGGAAAATCCTGTCAGAGACCATCGTTTTTTAAAGAAGTAATTAAACAATATGATAATAATTATCGAGATGAGCATGGAGTAAGAGCTACGTATCAATGTTTATTTGTAACATATAAAAAATTTGAAGGTAATTTGGAGATAGGTTAA
- a CDS encoding DUF3006 domain-containing protein, whose protein sequence is MLFNDKPCGNYTIDRIEGAIAVLLYREDTSKEINLPCTMLPVDAVEGSLLELSLDNQDHVQIKLFLEETESVRKSVEALLQKLRG, encoded by the coding sequence ATGCTTTTTAATGACAAACCTTGTGGAAATTATACGATTGATCGAATCGAAGGTGCGATAGCTGTCCTATTATATAGGGAAGATACTTCTAAAGAAATAAATTTACCATGTACAATGTTACCAGTTGATGCAGTGGAAGGAAGTTTGTTGGAATTATCTCTTGATAACCAAGATCATGTACAAATTAAATTATTTCTCGAAGAGACAGAAAGTGTACGAAAGAGTGTAGAAGCACTACTACAGAAGTTAAGAGGTTGA
- a CDS encoding tryptophanase, with protein MSRLPEPYKIKMIEPIRLISREERKHKLIEAGYNPFLLKSEDVYIDLLTDSGTGAMSDRQWSGLMLGDESYAGSRNFYYLKETVQQLTNYQYVIPTHQGRGSEQVLFSQLIKKGQAVLGNMHFDTTKAHIELNGGKAVNLVISEAYDTSNQHPFKGNFDTNKLESYIQQHGEESIAFINVTITCNSAGGQPVSIENIKAVSKIANKYHIPLIFDAARFAENAYFIKMREDGYKDKDIRAIVREMFAYGDGLTMSGKKDGLVNIGGLIVIKEDEKLFQQCTSTIVLLEGFPTYGGLTGRDMQALAVGLNEVVEIDYLHHRISQVQLLGKLLVSYDIPIQEPIGGHAVFVDAKKLLPHIQPSQFPAHALACELYIESGIRGVEIGSLLFGRDSESRKDGLSKLELLRLTIPRRVYTDNHIQYVGESLGKLSHKRSQITGVHFTYEPTILRHFTARFKPI; from the coding sequence ATGAGTAGATTACCTGAACCATATAAAATAAAAATGATAGAGCCAATTCGGTTGATTTCTAGAGAAGAAAGAAAACATAAGTTAATAGAAGCTGGTTACAATCCTTTTTTATTAAAAAGTGAAGATGTATATATTGATCTGTTGACAGATAGTGGAACAGGTGCTATGAGTGACAGACAATGGTCTGGACTCATGCTTGGGGATGAATCATATGCCGGGAGTCGTAACTTCTATTACTTAAAGGAGACAGTCCAGCAATTGACAAATTATCAATATGTCATCCCCACTCATCAAGGTCGTGGTTCAGAGCAAGTTCTATTCTCACAATTAATTAAGAAAGGGCAAGCTGTGTTAGGAAATATGCATTTTGATACAACAAAAGCACATATAGAGTTGAATGGTGGAAAAGCAGTGAACCTCGTTATTTCTGAAGCATACGATACATCAAATCAGCATCCTTTTAAAGGGAATTTTGATACAAATAAATTAGAATCCTATATTCAACAGCACGGTGAGGAAAGTATTGCTTTTATTAATGTGACGATTACGTGTAATAGTGCTGGGGGACAACCTGTTTCTATAGAAAACATAAAGGCTGTTTCCAAAATCGCCAATAAATATCACATACCTCTCATTTTCGATGCAGCTCGCTTTGCAGAGAATGCATATTTTATCAAAATGAGAGAAGATGGCTATAAAGACAAAGATATACGTGCCATTGTAAGAGAAATGTTTGCATATGGAGATGGCTTAACGATGAGTGGCAAAAAGGATGGGCTTGTCAACATTGGTGGACTCATTGTAATAAAGGAAGATGAGAAATTATTTCAACAGTGTACATCAACAATCGTGCTATTAGAAGGTTTTCCGACGTATGGAGGGTTAACTGGAAGAGATATGCAAGCTCTTGCTGTTGGATTAAATGAAGTTGTTGAAATTGATTATTTACACCACCGCATAAGCCAAGTACAGTTATTAGGAAAACTATTAGTAAGTTATGATATCCCCATTCAAGAGCCTATCGGAGGCCATGCTGTTTTTGTTGATGCAAAAAAGCTGTTACCACACATTCAACCTAGCCAGTTCCCAGCTCATGCGTTGGCTTGTGAATTATACATTGAAAGTGGTATTCGAGGTGTTGAAATCGGCTCTCTTTTATTTGGAAGAGATAGCGAATCTAGAAAGGACGGGTTGTCAAAGTTAGAATTACTTAGATTAACAATACCGAGAAGAGTATATACTGATAATCATATTCAATACGTAGGAGAATCGTTAGGAAAACTGTCTCATAAACGTTCCCAAATAACTGGTGTTCATTTTACTTATGAACCAACTATACTTCGTCACTTTACTGCTCGCTTTAAACCTATCTAG
- the gshAB gene encoding bifunctional glutamate--cysteine ligase GshA/glutathione synthetase GshB, giving the protein MLETINLLNKIKTLGLEKGVFEGNFGLEKENVRVDRTGKLALSPHPIGFGNKLQNPFITTDFSESQIEMITPICSTIQESYNFLENIHHIVSLELEDEYLWPQSAPPLLPNEETIPIARYDSSAKGHQAEEYRMKLAEKYGKKKQLISGIHFNFSFTEHFLQMIHQQLSTGLSFKEFKNEVYLKVSRNFLKYRWLLIYLFGASVSEKCFDSTCDDRSHNNLEYGSSFRNGLCGYRNKTNFHVSHRNVEEYLRDLNKLIKTGEISRVEEYYSPVKLKPHDKKNYLSSLSKDGIAYVEFRILDLNPLHKVGIDLNTLEFFHLFILFTLFINEKETKGIDQNIALKNHNLVASLGRKPQLMLLKNEHEKISMHDWGHNILDKMLDLALQLGMKENKYKEIIRSAKEKIDNPEITISSVISKGVKEHSYIDYHLNLAEVHLKESKIKKFNLLHHEDLELSTQILLMNALKTGVNFEILDRQENFVLLDDGFKQEYVKQATKTSLDSYSTVLIMENKLVTKKVLNHAGIKVPNGEYYNNINEAKNAYRLFCNQDIVIKPKSTNFGLGITILKNVFSRHLFEKAVEMAFTHDTSILIEEFVDGKEYRFLVIGDDVVGILNRVPANVIGDGYSNITELVVEKNKDPLRGKGYKTPLERIDLGEPEKMFLREQGKDFMYIPKHGERIFLRENSNISTGGDSIDYTDEIPVEYKTVAIKAAKAAGATICGVDMVIPDITKNKIEENYAIIELNFNPAIHIHSFPYKGKNRMPGQKIIKALGF; this is encoded by the coding sequence ATGTTAGAAACGATAAACTTGTTAAATAAAATAAAAACATTGGGTCTTGAAAAAGGTGTATTTGAAGGGAATTTTGGATTAGAAAAGGAAAATGTCAGAGTCGATCGTACAGGTAAATTAGCTTTATCACCTCATCCAATAGGATTTGGAAATAAGCTTCAAAACCCTTTTATCACAACTGATTTCTCTGAAAGTCAAATAGAAATGATTACACCTATATGTAGCACAATACAAGAAAGCTATAACTTTCTTGAAAATATTCACCATATCGTCTCACTTGAGCTTGAGGATGAATATTTATGGCCTCAAAGCGCTCCGCCTCTATTACCAAATGAAGAAACGATTCCTATAGCTCGATATGATTCATCTGCAAAAGGCCACCAAGCTGAAGAGTATAGAATGAAGTTGGCTGAAAAATATGGTAAGAAAAAACAGCTCATTTCTGGTATCCATTTTAACTTTTCTTTTACAGAACATTTTCTACAAATGATACATCAACAATTAAGCACTGGGCTCTCATTTAAAGAGTTTAAAAATGAGGTTTATCTAAAAGTCAGTAGAAATTTTTTGAAATATAGATGGCTTCTTATCTATTTATTTGGGGCCAGTGTGTCCGAAAAATGTTTTGACTCGACATGTGATGATCGTTCACATAATAATTTAGAATATGGAAGCTCTTTCAGAAATGGGCTTTGTGGTTATAGAAATAAAACAAACTTTCATGTTTCTCACCGTAATGTTGAAGAGTACTTACGTGACCTGAATAAGTTAATTAAAACCGGAGAGATAAGTAGGGTTGAGGAATATTACAGCCCAGTTAAATTAAAACCTCATGATAAAAAAAATTATTTAAGCTCATTAAGTAAAGACGGCATTGCTTATGTAGAATTTAGGATTTTAGATCTTAATCCATTGCACAAAGTGGGAATAGATCTTAATACATTAGAATTTTTCCATCTTTTTATCCTGTTCACACTCTTTATCAATGAAAAGGAAACGAAGGGCATTGATCAAAATATAGCGTTAAAGAATCATAATCTCGTTGCAAGTTTAGGTAGAAAGCCACAGTTAATGTTGCTAAAAAATGAACACGAAAAAATAAGTATGCATGATTGGGGACATAACATATTGGATAAGATGTTAGATCTAGCTCTCCAACTTGGAATGAAAGAAAATAAGTACAAAGAAATCATTAGAAGCGCCAAAGAGAAGATTGATAATCCAGAAATAACTATTTCTTCTGTGATATCGAAGGGGGTAAAGGAGCACTCGTATATTGATTATCATTTAAATTTAGCAGAAGTTCATTTGAAGGAAAGTAAAATAAAGAAATTTAACTTATTGCACCATGAAGATCTTGAATTGTCCACACAAATACTACTAATGAATGCACTTAAAACGGGCGTGAATTTCGAGATTTTAGATAGACAGGAAAATTTTGTATTATTGGACGATGGATTTAAACAAGAGTATGTGAAGCAAGCAACCAAAACGTCTTTGGATTCATATAGCACAGTCTTAATTATGGAGAACAAACTAGTAACTAAGAAAGTACTAAACCATGCGGGGATAAAGGTTCCTAATGGTGAATACTATAATAATATAAATGAGGCAAAAAACGCGTATCGTTTATTTTGCAATCAAGACATAGTTATTAAACCAAAGTCAACAAACTTTGGATTAGGAATTACAATTTTAAAAAACGTGTTCTCGCGACACTTATTTGAAAAAGCAGTAGAAATGGCTTTTACACATGACACTTCTATCCTTATTGAAGAATTTGTTGATGGAAAAGAATACAGATTTCTTGTTATCGGTGATGATGTTGTTGGGATACTTAATAGAGTTCCTGCTAATGTCATTGGAGATGGATATAGTAACATAACAGAATTAGTCGTAGAAAAAAACAAAGACCCTCTGAGAGGAAAGGGATATAAGACTCCTTTGGAAAGAATAGATTTAGGAGAGCCTGAAAAGATGTTTTTACGAGAACAGGGAAAAGACTTTATGTATATACCTAAGCATGGAGAACGAATATTTTTAAGAGAAAATTCTAATATTAGCACGGGCGGTGACAGTATTGATTACACTGATGAGATTCCAGTCGAGTATAAAACGGTTGCAATAAAGGCAGCAAAAGCAGCTGGCGCAACTATTTGTGGTGTTGACATGGTGATTCCTGATATAACAAAAAATAAAATTGAAGAAAACTATGCAATCATTGAATTGAACTTTAACCCTGCTATACACATCCATAGCTTCCCGTATAAAGGAAAGAATAGAATGCCTGGACAAAAAATTATAAAAGCTCTCGGGTTCTAA
- a CDS encoding AMP-binding protein, whose product MEQVEKIWTEHYPKEVPKSLKYEEKTMQEFLKETASKMPEKKALHFLGKEMTFAELYEQALKFANFLKEKGFKKGDTASIMLPNCPQSVIGYFGVFLAGGVVVQTNPLYMERELEHQLLDSSATFILCLDLLYPKVMNVKGKTKIEHIIVTSIKDYLPFPKNLIYPYIQKKQHGIVVTIEEDSNTHKIKSILKNYEAHELSIEVSPDEIALLQYTGGTTGLSKGVMLTHNNLTSVTTMCHHWLYKNNDKENIVLGILPFFHVYGLSTVLNFSALYGAKMILLPKFDAGDALKAIDKHKPTVFPGAPTIFIALLNHPKIKDYDLTSIQACISGSAPLPLEVQEQFEKVSGGRLVEGYGLTETSAVALANTVWEKRKLGSIGIPFPDTDGIIFSMETGEPAKVNEIGEIAIKGPQVTQGYWNRPEENEASFKDGWFLTGDLGYVDEEGFFYIVDRKKDMIIAGGYNIYPREIEEVLYENSKILEAVAAGVPDAYRGETVKAYIVLKEGEECTEEELDAFCRKHLAAYKVPRIYEFRDELPKTAVGKILRRALVDEEKEKQKKVN is encoded by the coding sequence ATAGAACAAGTTGAAAAGATTTGGACTGAGCATTACCCTAAGGAAGTACCAAAATCACTTAAATATGAAGAAAAAACGATGCAGGAATTTTTAAAGGAAACTGCTAGCAAAATGCCAGAAAAGAAAGCGCTTCATTTTTTAGGGAAAGAAATGACATTTGCTGAACTGTATGAACAAGCGCTTAAGTTTGCTAACTTCTTAAAAGAAAAGGGATTTAAGAAGGGTGACACAGCTTCCATAATGCTTCCTAATTGTCCTCAATCTGTTATTGGTTATTTTGGAGTGTTTTTGGCAGGTGGAGTAGTTGTCCAAACAAATCCTTTATATATGGAAAGAGAGCTAGAGCATCAGCTATTAGATTCTAGTGCAACTTTTATTTTATGCCTTGATTTACTATATCCCAAAGTAATGAATGTAAAAGGTAAGACAAAAATTGAACACATCATTGTAACTTCCATCAAAGATTATCTGCCATTTCCGAAAAACCTCATCTATCCTTACATTCAGAAAAAACAACATGGAATTGTAGTTACTATAGAAGAAGATAGTAATACCCATAAAATAAAGAGTATTCTCAAGAACTATGAAGCCCATGAGTTGAGCATCGAAGTATCTCCAGATGAAATAGCTTTACTACAATATACTGGTGGTACAACTGGTTTATCCAAAGGAGTTATGCTCACACATAATAATTTAACGTCAGTTACAACTATGTGCCATCATTGGTTATATAAAAATAATGATAAAGAAAATATAGTTTTAGGTATTTTACCATTTTTTCATGTTTATGGCTTATCCACAGTCTTAAATTTTTCAGCATTATATGGAGCAAAAATGATTTTGCTACCTAAATTCGATGCTGGTGATGCATTAAAAGCAATTGATAAACATAAGCCAACTGTATTTCCAGGGGCACCGACAATCTTTATTGCATTATTGAATCATCCAAAAATTAAGGATTATGATTTGACTTCGATCCAAGCATGTATATCGGGTTCAGCACCTCTGCCATTAGAAGTACAAGAACAATTTGAAAAAGTAAGTGGTGGAAGGCTAGTTGAAGGTTATGGACTGACTGAAACATCAGCGGTTGCTCTAGCAAATACCGTGTGGGAGAAACGCAAATTAGGAAGCATTGGTATCCCATTTCCTGATACAGATGGCATCATTTTTTCTATGGAGACAGGAGAACCTGCAAAAGTTAATGAAATTGGTGAGATCGCTATTAAAGGACCGCAAGTTACTCAAGGTTATTGGAACCGTCCAGAAGAAAATGAGGCTTCTTTCAAAGATGGTTGGTTTTTAACTGGAGATTTAGGATATGTCGATGAAGAAGGATTTTTCTACATAGTCGACCGCAAAAAAGATATGATTATTGCTGGTGGCTACAATATTTATCCTCGTGAAATAGAAGAGGTGCTATATGAAAATAGCAAAATATTAGAGGCAGTTGCCGCAGGAGTTCCAGACGCTTATCGTGGTGAAACGGTGAAAGCATACATTGTACTTAAAGAGGGTGAAGAGTGTACCGAAGAAGAACTAGATGCATTTTGTCGAAAGCATTTAGCTGCTTATAAAGTACCGAGAATCTATGAATTCCGTGATGAATTACCGAAAACAGCAGTAGGAAAAATACTCCGTCGTGCTTTAGTTGACGAAGAAAAAGAAAAACAGAAAAAAGTTAATTAA